A stretch of Desulfovermiculus halophilus DSM 18834 DNA encodes these proteins:
- a CDS encoding tyrosine-type recombinase/integrase: protein MKLTKRAIDAIAPPASGKRFYFDDSIPGFGIAVWASGTKSYIYQDRIKGKKRRMTIGRYEQVTVKDARKEAQKLAGKISGGEDPIAERHQQKTESLTLKEALKGYIENRELKPTTQKDIRRAMKGFSDWMSKPIIDINRDMVSRRHKKLGKTSHARANLAMRYLRAVLNYASEAHAYPDGRPLITDNPVNAISATKTWYKVSRRRRYLQEHEIKPWMQAVMRLPEVPEREPGQGKKKPKLRHGDLARDFFLILILTGLRRTEVLDLTWEYVDLDGKTLTIPDPKNNEPHTLPLSDYLLELIEERKEKSSGSHVLSGPDGKSYQGFRYAQARIKEETGIDVSPHDLRRTFATVAESLNIPAYAVKGLLNHKTNGDITAGYIQITVERLREPMQQVTDYLLRKGGLQESKVLEFNKAAGE, encoded by the coding sequence CTCCATACCCGGTTTCGGTATCGCTGTATGGGCCAGTGGAACAAAGTCTTATATCTATCAGGATCGGATCAAGGGCAAGAAAAGAAGGATGACCATAGGCCGATACGAACAGGTCACGGTCAAGGACGCCCGGAAAGAAGCGCAGAAATTGGCTGGAAAGATCTCAGGAGGAGAAGATCCAATAGCCGAGCGCCACCAGCAGAAAACAGAATCGTTGACACTCAAGGAAGCTCTCAAAGGGTACATTGAAAACAGAGAACTTAAGCCAACGACTCAAAAGGACATCCGTCGGGCAATGAAAGGATTTTCCGATTGGATGTCTAAGCCTATTATAGATATCAATCGGGACATGGTATCCAGGAGACATAAAAAACTGGGTAAAACCAGTCATGCCCGAGCAAACTTGGCCATGCGATATCTACGGGCAGTGCTCAACTATGCTTCGGAGGCACATGCCTATCCTGATGGGCGGCCGCTCATTACAGACAATCCAGTTAATGCCATCTCTGCGACCAAGACCTGGTATAAAGTAAGCAGGCGGAGACGATATCTCCAGGAACATGAAATCAAACCCTGGATGCAGGCTGTCATGAGGCTACCAGAGGTTCCGGAACGAGAGCCTGGCCAGGGCAAAAAGAAACCCAAACTGAGGCATGGTGATTTAGCCAGAGACTTTTTCCTGATCCTCATATTAACAGGCTTGAGAAGGACTGAAGTGTTGGATTTGACCTGGGAATATGTGGATTTGGATGGAAAGACCCTGACCATCCCTGACCCCAAGAACAATGAGCCGCATACCTTGCCCCTGAGTGATTACCTCCTTGAGTTGATTGAGGAACGGAAAGAAAAAAGCAGCGGAAGCCATGTTCTCAGTGGGCCGGACGGCAAGTCGTACCAAGGATTTCGTTATGCCCAAGCTCGCATTAAGGAAGAGACAGGGATAGACGTATCACCACATGACCTGCGTCGTACTTTTGCCACCGTCGCAGAATCCCTGAACATACCTGCCTATGCAGTCAAAGGCCTCCTCAACCATAAGACCAATGGAGACATTACTGCTGGGTATATCCAGATTACTGTTGAAAGGTTACGGGAACCTATGCAGCAGGTGACTGATTATTTGCTCCGTAAAGGCGGACTTCAAGAGAGCAAAGTCCTTGAATTCAATAAGGCAGCTGGGGAATAG